A window from Citrus sinensis cultivar Valencia sweet orange chromosome 3, DVS_A1.0, whole genome shotgun sequence encodes these proteins:
- the LOC102618534 gene encoding B3 domain-containing transcription factor ABI3 isoform X2, translating into MKNLQLHGEDLHARSKIEANNHTGFQAMTEEQVTGAGAEREIYMQDDLLDVDDASIFYADFPPLPDFPCMSSSSSSSSTPAAVKAITSSASSSSASSSSSAASWAVLRSDAEEDVDKKNHQDQSGDAATQPALSSTASMDISQATDTSIDGVGVDCMDVMENFVFMDLLDNNDLFDPSSIFNQDDSQPFEGYQQQQQQNQTQHEHRQQERDQELMMQSNNGDNSNEDGGASDDLAMVFLEWLKSNKETVSAEDLRNVKIKKSTIECAAKRLGGGKEAMKQLLKLILEWVQTNHLQKRRMREALLPASNNNNNLPYQQHFQDTFQNPNPNPNPNHNCNPIPPEPNPCFAQSSWIGQPSFIHDPATMVTGFPTPAVGYMGDSFANGMSNINGHGYAAPPSEYHMLETTRSWPHSQFGLASNYNSFSDNNLHPAPLHPQAFTGYGNQYPYPYLPGHGEQRLMRMGSSATKEARKKRMARQRRLSTHPRHQHHHNNQQNQLQGQNADQHARFGSDNCNPAAQTNSGNWVFWPASAGGPAAVSPLPPVDRQPMQPQNYQRQPASDRRQGWKPEKNLRFLLQKVLKQSDVGNLGRIVLPKKEAETHLPELEARDGISIAMEDIGTSRVWNMRYRFWPNNKSRMYLLENTGDFVKANGLQEGDFIVIYSDVKCGKYLIRGVKVRQPGPKSETKRTGKSQRNQHANPPSAAMGNGSSSSLQVPQTVK; encoded by the exons ATGAAGAATTTGCAACTGCATGGTGAAGATCTACATGCAAGATCCAAAATTGAAGCAAATAATCATACTGGGTTTCAAGCTATGACTGAAGAACAAGTGACGGGAGCTGGTGCTGAAAGAGAGATCTACATGCAAGATGATTTACTTGATGTGGATGACGCTTCAATCTTTTATGCAGACTTCCCTCCTCTGCCTGATTTTCCTTGCATGTCTtcctcttcatcatcttcgTCAACTCCAGCAGCGGTGAAGGCTATTACCAGCTCGGCGTCCTCATCATCGGCTTCTTCGTCTTCTTCAGCAGCCTCTTGGGCGGTTTTGAGGTCAGATGCAGAAGAAGATGTTGACAAAAAGAATCATCAAGACCAATCAGGAGATGCTGCAACGCAGCCAGCTTTGTCTTCAACTGCTTCCATGGACATCAGCCAGGCGACTGATACCAGTATCGACGGTGTTGGTGTGGATTGCATGGACGTGATggagaattttgttttcatggATCTACTTGATAACAATGATCTATTTGATCCTTCTTCGATTTTCAACCAAGACGATTCGCAGCCTTTTGAAGGGtatcaacaacaacagcagcaaAATCAGACACAACACGAACATCGACAACAAGAACGTGATCAAGAGTTGATGATGCAGAGCAATAATGGAGATAATAGCAATGAGGATGGTGGTGCTTCGGATGATCTAGCCATGGTGTTCTTGGAGTGGCTGAAGTCAAACAAAGAAACCGTTTCAGCTGAAGACTTGAGGAACGTcaaaatcaagaaatcaaCCATAGAGTGTGCTGCTAAGCGCTTGGGTGGAGGCAAAGAGGCCATGAAGCAACTGTTGAAGCTGATTCTTGAATGGGTTCAAACTAATCACCTTCAAAAACGGCGCATGAGAGAAGCACTGCTCCCAGCCtccaacaataataataatcttccctatcaacaacattttcaagATACTTTCCAAAACCCTAACCCTAACCCTAACCCTAACCACAACTGCAATCCTATCCCGCCTGAACCAAACCCTTGTTTCGCTCAGTCATCGTGGATCGGACAACCGTCTTTTATTCATGATCCGGCAACTATGGTGACGGGCTTTCCAACCCCGGCTGTTGGGTATATGGGTGACTCATTTGCAAATGGAATGTCTAATATCAACGGCCATGGCTATGCTGCGCCTCCGAGTGAATATCACATGCTTGAGACTACTCGATCTTGGCCACATTCTCAGTTTGGATTGGCCTCAAATTATAACTCATTTTCAGATAACAATCTCCACCCGGCCCCGCTCCACCCGCAGGCTTTTACTGGGTACGGGAATCAGTATCCTTACCCGTATCTTCCAGGACATGGAGAACAAAGATTAATGAGAATGGGTTCCTCTGCGACTAAAGAAGCTAGAAAGAAAAGGATGGCTAGGCAGAGAAGACTTTCAACGCACCCCAGGCATCAGCATCACCACAATAACCAGCAAAACCAGCTTCAGGGTCAGAATGCGGACCAGCATGCAAGGTTTGGCAGTGACAATTGCAACCCTGCGGCACAGACCAACTCTGGAAACTGGGTCTTTTGGCCAGCTTCTGCTGGTGGTCCGGCTGCTGTGTCACCCTTGCCGCCTGTAGATCGGCAGCCTATGCAACCACAGAATTACCAACGGCAGCCTGCATCAGATAGACGACAg GGATGGAAGCCTGAGAAGAACTTGAGGTTTCTTTTGCAAAAAGTGTTGAAGCAGAGCGATGTTGGTAATCTTGGAAGAATCGTGCTGCCAAAA AAAGAAGCAGAAACCCATCTCCCGGAGCTGGAAGCGAGAGACGGCATTTCTATTGCCATGGAAGACATTGGAACTTCTCGTGTTTGGAACATGCGCTACAG ATTCTGGCCAAACAACAAAAGCAGGATGTATCTCCTTGAAAACACAG GAGATTTTGTTAAAGCAAATGGACTTCAAGAAGGAGATTTCATAGTCATATACTCAGACGTCAAATGTGGCAAATAT TTGATACGAGGAGTGAAGGTACGGCAACCAGGGCCGAAATCTGAGACCAAGAGAACAGGAAAATCGCAGAGAAACCAGCATGCAAATCCTCCATCAGCTGCAATGGGTAATGGTTCGTCATCTTCTTTACAAGTCCCTCAAACAGTGAAGTAA
- the LOC102618534 gene encoding B3 domain-containing transcription factor ABI3 isoform X1, with the protein MKNLQLHGEDLHARSKIEANNHTGFQAMTEEQVTGAGAEREIYMQDDLLDVDDASIFYADFPPLPDFPCMSSSSSSSSTPAAVKAITSSASSSSASSSSSAASWAVLRSDAEEDVDKKNHQDQSGDAATQPALSSTASMDISQATDTSIDGVGVDCMDVMENFVFMDLLDNNDLFDPSSIFNQDDSQPFEGYQQQQQQNQTQHEHRQQERDQELMMQSNNGDNSNEDGGASDDLAMVFLEWLKSNKETVSAEDLRNVKIKKSTIECAAKRLGGGKEAMKQLLKLILEWVQTNHLQKRRMREALLPASNNNNNLPYQQHFQDTFQNPNPNPNPNHNCNPIPPEPNPCFAQSSWIGQPSFIHDPATMVTGFPTPAVGYMGDSFANGMSNINGHGYAAPPSEYHMLETTRSWPHSQFGLASNYNSFSDNNLHPAPLHPQAFTGYGNQYPYPYLPGHGEQRLMRMGSSATKEARKKRMARQRRLSTHPRHQHHHNNQQNQLQGQNADQHARFGSDNCNPAAQTNSGNWVFWPASAGGPAAVSPLPPVDRQPMQPQNYQRQPASDRRQGWKPEKNLRFLLQKVLKQSDVGNLGRIVLPKKEAETHLPELEARDGISIAMEDIGTSRVWNMRYSFRFWPNNKSRMYLLENTGDFVKANGLQEGDFIVIYSDVKCGKYLIRGVKVRQPGPKSETKRTGKSQRNQHANPPSAAMGNGSSSSLQVPQTVK; encoded by the exons ATGAAGAATTTGCAACTGCATGGTGAAGATCTACATGCAAGATCCAAAATTGAAGCAAATAATCATACTGGGTTTCAAGCTATGACTGAAGAACAAGTGACGGGAGCTGGTGCTGAAAGAGAGATCTACATGCAAGATGATTTACTTGATGTGGATGACGCTTCAATCTTTTATGCAGACTTCCCTCCTCTGCCTGATTTTCCTTGCATGTCTtcctcttcatcatcttcgTCAACTCCAGCAGCGGTGAAGGCTATTACCAGCTCGGCGTCCTCATCATCGGCTTCTTCGTCTTCTTCAGCAGCCTCTTGGGCGGTTTTGAGGTCAGATGCAGAAGAAGATGTTGACAAAAAGAATCATCAAGACCAATCAGGAGATGCTGCAACGCAGCCAGCTTTGTCTTCAACTGCTTCCATGGACATCAGCCAGGCGACTGATACCAGTATCGACGGTGTTGGTGTGGATTGCATGGACGTGATggagaattttgttttcatggATCTACTTGATAACAATGATCTATTTGATCCTTCTTCGATTTTCAACCAAGACGATTCGCAGCCTTTTGAAGGGtatcaacaacaacagcagcaaAATCAGACACAACACGAACATCGACAACAAGAACGTGATCAAGAGTTGATGATGCAGAGCAATAATGGAGATAATAGCAATGAGGATGGTGGTGCTTCGGATGATCTAGCCATGGTGTTCTTGGAGTGGCTGAAGTCAAACAAAGAAACCGTTTCAGCTGAAGACTTGAGGAACGTcaaaatcaagaaatcaaCCATAGAGTGTGCTGCTAAGCGCTTGGGTGGAGGCAAAGAGGCCATGAAGCAACTGTTGAAGCTGATTCTTGAATGGGTTCAAACTAATCACCTTCAAAAACGGCGCATGAGAGAAGCACTGCTCCCAGCCtccaacaataataataatcttccctatcaacaacattttcaagATACTTTCCAAAACCCTAACCCTAACCCTAACCCTAACCACAACTGCAATCCTATCCCGCCTGAACCAAACCCTTGTTTCGCTCAGTCATCGTGGATCGGACAACCGTCTTTTATTCATGATCCGGCAACTATGGTGACGGGCTTTCCAACCCCGGCTGTTGGGTATATGGGTGACTCATTTGCAAATGGAATGTCTAATATCAACGGCCATGGCTATGCTGCGCCTCCGAGTGAATATCACATGCTTGAGACTACTCGATCTTGGCCACATTCTCAGTTTGGATTGGCCTCAAATTATAACTCATTTTCAGATAACAATCTCCACCCGGCCCCGCTCCACCCGCAGGCTTTTACTGGGTACGGGAATCAGTATCCTTACCCGTATCTTCCAGGACATGGAGAACAAAGATTAATGAGAATGGGTTCCTCTGCGACTAAAGAAGCTAGAAAGAAAAGGATGGCTAGGCAGAGAAGACTTTCAACGCACCCCAGGCATCAGCATCACCACAATAACCAGCAAAACCAGCTTCAGGGTCAGAATGCGGACCAGCATGCAAGGTTTGGCAGTGACAATTGCAACCCTGCGGCACAGACCAACTCTGGAAACTGGGTCTTTTGGCCAGCTTCTGCTGGTGGTCCGGCTGCTGTGTCACCCTTGCCGCCTGTAGATCGGCAGCCTATGCAACCACAGAATTACCAACGGCAGCCTGCATCAGATAGACGACAg GGATGGAAGCCTGAGAAGAACTTGAGGTTTCTTTTGCAAAAAGTGTTGAAGCAGAGCGATGTTGGTAATCTTGGAAGAATCGTGCTGCCAAAA AAAGAAGCAGAAACCCATCTCCCGGAGCTGGAAGCGAGAGACGGCATTTCTATTGCCATGGAAGACATTGGAACTTCTCGTGTTTGGAACATGCGCTACAG TTTCAGATTCTGGCCAAACAACAAAAGCAGGATGTATCTCCTTGAAAACACAG GAGATTTTGTTAAAGCAAATGGACTTCAAGAAGGAGATTTCATAGTCATATACTCAGACGTCAAATGTGGCAAATAT TTGATACGAGGAGTGAAGGTACGGCAACCAGGGCCGAAATCTGAGACCAAGAGAACAGGAAAATCGCAGAGAAACCAGCATGCAAATCCTCCATCAGCTGCAATGGGTAATGGTTCGTCATCTTCTTTACAAGTCCCTCAAACAGTGAAGTAA